The Gossypium hirsutum isolate 1008001.06 chromosome A13, Gossypium_hirsutum_v2.1, whole genome shotgun sequence nucleotide sequence atacatgccactaacCTAAGAGTCACAAAAACTACCAACttgaatggatagtgtgagtcaGTTGAATGATCCTTTCAAAATGTCAGCGATGGTTATCTACACAACAGTCTACAAAAATCGATAAgcttacaaagcttagtaagGACATAATATAACACTTAATCTAAATACCATTAagtacaattcatataatatttggTTAAAAGTTACCGGAGTATAAAAAAGGGCATGAAAGTGCaatcaggggtaccaaagtacaaacaggggcatgtaAGTGCAATCATGGGTACCGAAGTGCAAACAGGGGCACCTAAATGCAATCAGGGGTAcaaaagtacaaacaggggcatgaGAGTGCTATCAGGGGCAttaaagtacaaacaggggcacgaaAGTGTaatcaggggtaccaaagtacaaacaggggcacgaaATTATAGAATAATTAGTAGTGTGCCTTTTctggtaaataattttttttttgtaaaaaaaaacctaataaatGACAGAAAttacttgtatttttattttatatttaaaattcagATAAACCATTAtacttataattataattaataaattactaaataaatcattatgataattataatttGAAAGTATAACTTCTCTTGTTTTATATTTTCTCCATAACCAAAACTTTTGTTTTACTgttaagggaaaaataaaaaattttaaattagaattacattttatttaggaaaaaattaaactaatcatTATTAAAGAAGAAACAGGATTATATATGAAAATGTTAGATTATAAGTTAGATGTTTGAGTTATATAAGTTAGTTGTTTGAGTTACAAAATACTTCTTTAATTATtatcctaattttttttctacCAAACTGCTTCTTTATTTATTACCCTataattttcatacttaattaatcattaataATTTACCCTATAAAccttttgtttctattttataaaatagtatttttcatattaaattttaacttttttaaaaaacctcataatacaatatatatttttttaaattaataactttcttttataaattttattagtgTTTtcgttttatataaaataatattttaattgatatatataattaaattcgtGTAATACGCTCACTAGTCAAAATAATGaaagaataaatttatttaaaatttaagattacaTCCATTATCTAAATACGTGTAGGAATgagattatattttatattatgatttgttaataataattgaaaatataaatttattaaatcatcaGTATGTAGCATTATAAATTATAACATAACATTTAACCAACCAAACACATTTGTATCTTAACTAATAATGCAAATCGCATTGCTAATACAAAtcactatattttttaaattggatTTGTAATAGAATTAATTAGGTTATCAATTTATTGATTTAATTagtctaattaaaaatttattaaaaataaaaaatttaaaaaaatctaattcaacTGTTTTGGAGTAGTAATTACAATTTGGATGGTTCTAGAAGTTGAGTCAGATATAAATATCGTAACATTGTGTGGTGATGCTTCTCATCagtgttttcttttgttttacttctttttcttgtttgtttTATCAAGCTCCTCTTATTTGTGCTAATGGAGTTCGGAATACCCTTATTCCATATATTCATCAGCTTTCTTCTTGTTTTGTTAATTGCAATTCGAAGCGTGAGGAAATCTAAAGCTAGGAGTTTAACTCAAAGGTTGATTCCAGGGCCACGGAAATTACCTTTGATCGGAAATCTGCACCAGCTCGCTGATTCTACTCTACCCCATCGCACCCTGCGTGACTTGGCTACGAAATATGGCGCCGTCATGCACCTGCAACTCAGTCAAGTTTCAACTGTGGTCATTTCTTCTGCAGAAATGGCTGAAGAGATTATGAAAACACATGATATTGTCTTTGCTTCTAGGCCTTTACTTCTTGCGGCCAAGATTATAACTTATGAATGCACTGATATTGTCTTTTCACCATATGGAAAGTATTGGAGAAATCTGCGAAAAATTTGTACATCGGAGCTTCTGAGTGCGTCTCGGGTCGCCTCCTTCCGATCGATAAGAGAAGAGGAAGTGTTGAATCTCGTCAAAACCATAAAATCAAATGATGGGTTGGCTGTGAATCTGAGCCAGAAAGTTTTTTCAATGACTTATGGCATAACAGCGAGGGCAGCCTTTGGTAAGAAATGCAAATATCAAGATTCTTTCATATCAGTTGCTGCGGAGCAAACGAAGCTGGTTTCTGGTTTCTTTGTTTCCGAATTTTTTCCTTCACTTCAATTCCTGGATGTTGCTTCGGGTGTGAAGTATAGAGTTGAAAAGACTCATGCAGAAGCTGATAGGATTCTTCAGAGCATTGTTAATGATCACAAAGAAAGTAGAGCAAGAGGCAGAAGTAAAGATGACAGGGAAGATCTGGTTGATCTTCTTTTAAGGCTTCAGGAAGATGACGAATTCCCTTTAACTGATAATAGCGTCAAAGCCATCATATTAGTGAGTCCATTATCTTTTACTGGAATTTGGTAattgttgtcaaaattttatggccataatgttatttataattttgttttaggATATTTTCACTGCCGGAAGTGAGACATCTGCATCAACTGTAGAATGGGCATTGTCGGAAATGATTAAAAATCCAAGAGTTATGACAAAAGCACAAGCAGAGGTAAGGCAGGTATTCCAAGGAAAAGGAAATGTGGATGAAACAGGCATTCATCAACTTCAATATCTAAAGTGTGTTATAAAAGAAACCTTAAGACTGCACCCTATTTTACCTTTATTGCTTCCAAGAGAATGTGGCAAGAATTGTGAGATTAATGGATTTGAGATACCTTCCAAGACCAGAGTGATTATCAATGCCTGGGCAATTGGGAGAGATCCAAATCATTGGGCTCAGCCTGAAAAATTTGAGCCTGAAAGGTTTATCAACAGTTCAGTAGATTTCTTGGGAACAAATTTTGAGTTCATTCCATTTGGCGCTGGAAGAAGGATATGTCCAGGCATGCTATTTGCAGTGCCAAATCTAGAGCTACCACTTGCCCAACTGTTGTTCCATTTTGATTGGAAGTTGCCGAAGCAAGAAGATATAGATATGACCGAGGAGTTTGCCTTGTCCGTGAGGAGGAAAACTGATCTAGTCTTAGTTCCTACTCCTTACCATGCTTCTATTATCGTTTCCTACAAGCACAAGGAGGATATATTTGTCTAGGCATATCATAGATTAAATTCTGCTCTTAGTCCTTCTACTTTGTGAAAGTTATGTATTTAGTTATTGTATTTTAACTtgattaaatattagtttttataatttttcgaaTTGGTCACTTTTAGTCGAAACCTAAACAGTAGTAGTTAAATCAGtttggttaaatttaattattcctATACTATATTTACATATGTAGATTTGATCCATATTCTTCAATTAGATCATTTTAATTCCCTGTACTTTTCTAATTTTGATATTTCAATCTTGACACAAGTAATAATAGTTAATCATTAATTGGATTTTTAGTAAGTAATATGCAGAAAAAATAAGTTAATATGGTATTACACATAAGATAATATACACATAAGATAATATATCTGGcacataaattttggaaataataAAAC carries:
- the LOC107895182 gene encoding cytochrome P450 71D10, which gives rise to MEFGIPLFHIFISFLLVLLIAIRSVRKSKARSLTQRLIPGPRKLPLIGNLHQLADSTLPHRTLRDLATKYGAVMHLQLSQVSTVVISSAEMAEEIMKTHDIVFASRPLLLAAKIITYECTDIVFSPYGKYWRNLRKICTSELLSASRVASFRSIREEEVLNLVKTIKSNDGLAVNLSQKVFSMTYGITARAAFGKKCKYQDSFISVAAEQTKLVSGFFVSEFFPSLQFLDVASGVKYRVEKTHAEADRILQSIVNDHKESRARGRSKDDREDLVDLLLRLQEDDEFPLTDNSVKAIILDIFTAGSETSASTVEWALSEMIKNPRVMTKAQAEVRQVFQGKGNVDETGIHQLQYLKCVIKETLRLHPILPLLLPRECGKNCEINGFEIPSKTRVIINAWAIGRDPNHWAQPEKFEPERFINSSVDFLGTNFEFIPFGAGRRICPGMLFAVPNLELPLAQLLFHFDWKLPKQEDIDMTEEFALSVRRKTDLVLVPTPYHASIIVSYKHKEDIFV